A region of Sphingomonas sp. DNA encodes the following proteins:
- a CDS encoding energy transducer TonB has translation MTEAVSPAVQPAAPALAAATPSDRIATLDILRGIAMVAVLAVAAPAIAADAQSGGASDRPAVVAPLPVAPPAPDQAMRRYPVGDIANAELAVQRSGAIISGPDWSDFGIYPAAALRRNQEGAVSFWLLLDAAGRPAACGIRQSSGFVELDDGTCDLAMRIRFRAADGATNAIYRARVTWMLADPTLMPLASSASRSRCAPGGLRTASSASTAACLRNGAGQRAGSSRGIRDISWPTTARGPGARPSPSRCARRETPPIGRGRRGVSSPRAGPSSCWWRTATPRSAARPAMTVSAVAPSTIPAPAGCSCRKPGSTGAPGSSIPHRPRSRSTFLPCPEEAGRAQRHCQDMQMGYLEA, from the coding sequence ATGACTGAAGCCGTATCGCCTGCTGTGCAGCCCGCCGCGCCGGCCCTTGCCGCCGCCACGCCGTCCGATCGCATCGCCACGCTCGATATCCTGCGCGGCATCGCGATGGTGGCCGTCCTGGCGGTTGCCGCACCCGCAATCGCGGCCGACGCGCAATCGGGCGGGGCTTCGGATCGGCCGGCTGTCGTCGCACCGCTTCCCGTGGCGCCGCCGGCGCCGGACCAGGCGATGCGCCGCTACCCGGTCGGCGACATTGCCAACGCGGAGCTTGCGGTGCAGCGATCGGGGGCGATCATCAGCGGCCCCGACTGGTCCGATTTCGGAATCTACCCGGCCGCCGCCTTGCGTCGCAATCAGGAGGGCGCTGTGTCCTTCTGGCTGCTGCTGGACGCGGCCGGGCGGCCCGCTGCCTGCGGCATCCGTCAGTCTTCCGGTTTCGTCGAGCTCGATGACGGGACCTGCGATCTCGCCATGCGGATTCGCTTCCGCGCGGCCGACGGCGCGACGAACGCGATCTATCGCGCGCGCGTCACATGGATGCTGGCCGATCCCACGCTGATGCCCCTGGCCAGCTCAGCGTCGCGCTCACGTTGCGCGCCGGGCGGGTTACGGACTGCCAGCTCAGCGAGCACGGCAGCGTGCCTCCGGAATGGAGCCGGGCAGCGTGCCGGATCATCGCGGGGGATCCGGGATATTTCCTGGCCGACAACCGCGCGCGGGCCAGGCGCGCGACCGTCGCCATCACGCTGCGCCCGGCGGGAGACGCCACCGATTGGCCGCGGCCGGCGGGGCGTCTCGTCGCCTCGCGCCGGACCGAGTTCATGCTGGTGGAGGACGGCAACCCCGAGGAGTGCCGCGCGACCCGCGATGACGGTTTCGGCCGTCGCTCCTTCGACTATTCCGGCCCCTGCGGGCTGTTCCTGTCGCAAACCTGGCTCGACAGGGGCGCCGGGGAGCTCGATTCCGCACCGTCCGCGGTCGAGATCGACGTTTTTGCCGTGCCCTGAGGAGGCGGGCCGCGCACAACGCCATTGCCAGGATATGCAAATGGGATATCTGGAAGCGTGA
- a CDS encoding DUF418 domain-containing protein, with protein MTDAVQTDDPGPLFAPPDRIATLDILRGVAVMGILAMNIVAFAMPFQAYMNPLAYGLESQADLASWLVSFILIDGKMRGFFSFMFGASTLLVIESAQASGGSPARAHYARMGWLLVFGLLHFYLIWFGDILAAYALCGLILYAFRNLSVRALVIWGIVLVILQMLLMGFASFGIAMLAAAAAMPDASAETLRSWHDLQRDFGGTEEAIATSLALYQGGYAGIVTERLTNMAATPFVNTLFFGLETLGYMVLGMAAFKSGFFRGAWDETRYRKWAVTGFAIGLPVYALFAWALLSDGFSVPMVFAISMTATGLVRPLMVMALAALVILLTRKGGALTDRIAAAGRAAFTNYLGTSILMTTLFYGYGFGLFGHLSRIELWIPVIAVWALMLLWSKPWLDRFRYGPFEWLWRSLARWQLQPMRKAQ; from the coding sequence ATGACCGACGCCGTTCAGACCGACGATCCGGGCCCGCTTTTCGCTCCCCCCGATCGCATCGCCACGCTGGATATCCTGCGCGGCGTCGCCGTGATGGGCATCCTGGCGATGAACATCGTCGCCTTCGCCATGCCCTTCCAGGCCTATATGAACCCGCTCGCCTACGGGCTGGAGAGCCAGGCCGATCTCGCCTCCTGGCTGGTCAGCTTCATCCTGATCGACGGCAAGATGCGCGGCTTCTTCTCCTTCATGTTCGGCGCCTCGACCCTGCTGGTCATCGAAAGCGCGCAGGCGTCGGGCGGCTCGCCGGCGCGCGCCCATTATGCGCGGATGGGCTGGCTGCTCGTCTTCGGCCTGCTCCATTTCTACCTGATCTGGTTCGGCGACATCCTCGCCGCCTACGCCTTGTGCGGCCTGATCCTCTATGCCTTCCGCAACCTGTCGGTGCGGGCGTTGGTGATCTGGGGCATCGTGCTGGTGATCCTGCAGATGCTGCTGATGGGCTTCGCTTCGTTCGGCATCGCGATGCTCGCCGCCGCCGCCGCGATGCCGGACGCGAGCGCGGAAACGCTCCGGTCGTGGCACGATCTGCAGCGCGATTTCGGCGGCACCGAGGAAGCGATAGCGACCAGCCTCGCGCTCTATCAGGGCGGCTATGCGGGCATTGTCACAGAGCGGTTGACCAACATGGCGGCCACGCCGTTCGTGAACACCCTGTTCTTCGGCCTCGAGACGCTGGGCTACATGGTCCTCGGCATGGCCGCATTCAAATCCGGGTTCTTCCGCGGCGCATGGGACGAGACTCGCTACCGCAAATGGGCCGTCACCGGCTTTGCCATCGGGCTGCCCGTCTATGCGCTGTTCGCCTGGGCTTTGCTCAGCGACGGCTTTTCGGTGCCGATGGTGTTCGCGATCTCGATGACCGCGACCGGCCTCGTCCGCCCGCTCATGGTAATGGCATTGGCCGCGCTGGTGATCCTGCTGACCCGCAAGGGCGGCGCGCTGACGGATCGCATCGCCGCCGCCGGCCGCGCCGCCTTCACCAATTATCTCGGCACGTCGATCCTGATGACGACGCTCTTCTACGGCTACGGCTTCGGCCTGTTCGGCCATCTCAGCCGGATCGAGCTGTGGATCCCGGTAATCGCGGTCTGGGCGCTGATGCTGCTCTGGTCGAAGCCCTGGCTCGATCGCTTCCGCTACGGCCCGTTCGAATGGCTGTGGCGCAGCCTGGCGCGCTGGCAGCTCCAGCCGATGCGCAAGGCTCAGTAG
- a CDS encoding Hpt domain-containing protein — protein MENAAAQLVVWTEFQRTRAELGANFVRILSYFREDGEKAVGRIEEAMHERNVAALVLPAHTMKSEARQFGAEQLGMLAEEIEVAARRALESHLFPDHIVPEVAKLRPLYLRTIELLERETNPLAQRRRPFGRAASNQDFGRL, from the coding sequence TTGGAAAACGCTGCCGCACAGCTCGTCGTCTGGACGGAATTTCAACGTACGCGCGCCGAGCTTGGCGCCAATTTCGTGCGCATCCTCAGCTATTTTCGCGAGGACGGCGAAAAGGCCGTCGGACGGATCGAGGAGGCGATGCACGAGCGCAATGTCGCCGCGCTGGTCCTGCCTGCGCATACGATGAAGTCCGAAGCGCGCCAGTTCGGCGCCGAACAGCTGGGCATGCTCGCCGAGGAGATCGAGGTGGCAGCGCGCCGCGCGCTCGAATCGCATCTCTTCCCAGACCATATCGTCCCCGAAGTGGCGAAGCTGCGGCCGCTCTATCTGCGCACGATCGAGTTGCTGGAGCGCGAGACAAACCCGCTCGCTCAGCGCCGCCGGCCCTTCGGGCGCGCGGCGAGCAATCAGGATTTCGGTCGGCTCTGA
- the der gene encoding ribosome biogenesis GTPase Der yields MARLPIVAIVGRPNVGKSTLFNRLVGKKLALVDDRPGVTRDRREGDATLLGLEFRVIDTAGYEDEDPETLPGRMRAQTIAAVREADAALFLIDGRAGVTPLDEEIARWLRSESTSVILAANKAEGRAAEAGMFEAYALGLGDPIAISAEHGEGVVDLFEQLRPHVERDVVADEDEEDGEGPLKLAIVGRPNAGKSTLINRMLGQDRLITGPEAGITRDSIAIDWDWADREGVRRPVRLIDTAGMRKKAKVEDKLEKLSVADARRAVDFAEVVVLLLDGTRGLEAQDLRIADNVLQEGRALIVAINKWDVAENASALFNGIKAALDEGLSQARGVPLLTVSGKTGKGIDQLLTAAFEVREVWSRRVSTGQLNRWFESAVEKNPPPAPGGKRIKLRYITQVNTRPPSFVLFGTRVDQLPDSYLRYLVNGIRRELDFGAVPVRLQVRASRNPFDRAGFKN; encoded by the coding sequence ATGGCCAGACTCCCCATCGTCGCGATCGTCGGACGTCCGAACGTCGGCAAGTCCACCTTGTTCAACCGGCTGGTTGGCAAGAAGCTTGCGCTCGTCGACGACCGGCCGGGCGTGACCCGCGACCGGCGCGAGGGCGACGCCACTTTGCTCGGTCTCGAATTCCGGGTGATCGACACGGCCGGTTATGAGGACGAGGACCCCGAAACGCTGCCGGGGCGGATGCGCGCGCAGACCATCGCCGCAGTGCGCGAAGCGGATGCCGCACTGTTCCTGATCGACGGGCGAGCCGGCGTCACACCGCTGGATGAGGAAATCGCCCGCTGGCTGCGATCGGAATCGACGTCGGTGATCCTCGCCGCCAACAAGGCCGAGGGGCGTGCCGCGGAGGCGGGCATGTTTGAGGCCTATGCGCTGGGGCTGGGCGATCCGATCGCGATCAGCGCCGAGCATGGCGAGGGCGTCGTCGATCTGTTCGAGCAGCTGCGCCCGCATGTCGAGCGCGACGTGGTCGCGGATGAGGACGAAGAGGATGGCGAGGGACCACTGAAGCTCGCCATCGTCGGACGGCCCAATGCCGGCAAGTCAACTCTCATCAACCGGATGCTGGGCCAGGACCGGCTGATCACCGGGCCGGAAGCCGGCATCACCCGCGATTCGATCGCGATCGACTGGGACTGGGCGGACAGGGAAGGGGTAAGACGCCCCGTCCGTCTGATCGACACCGCCGGCATGCGCAAGAAGGCGAAGGTCGAGGACAAGCTGGAGAAGCTGTCCGTCGCCGATGCGCGGCGCGCGGTCGATTTCGCCGAGGTCGTCGTGCTGTTGCTGGATGGAACGCGGGGGCTCGAGGCACAGGATTTGCGGATCGCCGACAATGTGCTGCAGGAAGGCCGCGCGCTGATCGTCGCGATCAACAAATGGGACGTAGCGGAAAATGCCAGCGCCTTGTTCAACGGCATCAAGGCGGCGCTCGACGAGGGGCTTTCGCAGGCGCGCGGCGTGCCCTTGCTCACCGTGTCGGGCAAGACCGGCAAGGGCATCGACCAGCTGCTAACTGCCGCGTTCGAAGTGCGGGAGGTCTGGTCGCGGCGCGTTTCGACCGGTCAGCTCAACCGCTGGTTCGAGAGCGCGGTGGAGAAGAATCCGCCACCCGCGCCGGGCGGCAAGCGGATCAAGCTAAGGTACATCACCCAGGTGAACACCCGCCCGCCCAGTTTCGTGCTGTTCGGCACGCGGGTCGATCAACTTCCCGATTCCTATCTGCGCTACCTGGTCAACGGCATCCGCCGCGAGCTCGACTTCGGCGCGGTGCCGGTACGGCTCCAGGTTCGCGCATCGCGCAACCCCTTCGACCGCGCCGGTTTCAAAAACTGA
- a CDS encoding PQQ-binding-like beta-propeller repeat protein, whose protein sequence is MKRIVFALTALSLLAGCNVLNRGNSRGPVTPTVGERIPVLGREGQVEADPALADIPVTVPMAVANPDWPQPGGNAEKVMIHVALGDSPSQAWSVSIGEGGSNRARLAAEPVVAGGRVYTIDTRATVRAFNADTGAVIWERQVRGENSPRETLFGGGVAVSTEDGRVYATNGAGDAAALNAANGEVVWLTKPGGPLRGAPTIAADAIYAISQDNQLYALNPDTGATRWSGAASFELAGVFGTAAPAFAQSTVVAGFSSGELTAYRYENGQVVWQDALARTGVSTQVGQLSDIDADPVIDNGRVFAVGQGGRMVAVELITGQRAWELNIAGISTPWVAGEWVFVVTDRAQLIAVARASGRIRWIAQLPAFRRPERRDERPDRTTGQIRVRPGQDPIFWRGPVLAGNRLVLVSSQGQIAYVSPRDGSILSISDARTSFSLPPVVANNTLYLLDDSGRLTAWR, encoded by the coding sequence ATGAAGCGTATCGTTTTCGCGCTGACCGCGCTGAGCCTGCTCGCCGGTTGCAACGTCCTGAACCGCGGCAATTCTCGCGGCCCCGTCACGCCGACGGTCGGCGAGCGCATCCCGGTGCTCGGCCGCGAAGGGCAGGTGGAGGCCGATCCGGCGCTGGCCGACATTCCGGTCACCGTGCCGATGGCGGTCGCCAATCCTGACTGGCCGCAGCCCGGCGGCAATGCCGAGAAGGTCATGATCCACGTCGCGCTGGGCGATTCGCCGAGCCAGGCCTGGAGCGTCAGCATCGGCGAGGGCGGCAGCAACCGCGCCCGCCTCGCCGCCGAACCGGTCGTCGCCGGCGGGCGGGTCTATACGATCGACACGCGGGCCACGGTGCGCGCCTTCAACGCCGATACCGGCGCCGTGATCTGGGAGCGCCAGGTGCGCGGCGAGAACAGCCCGCGCGAAACGCTGTTCGGGGGCGGCGTCGCCGTATCGACGGAAGATGGCCGCGTCTACGCGACCAACGGCGCGGGCGATGCCGCCGCGCTTAACGCCGCCAACGGTGAAGTGGTCTGGCTGACCAAGCCCGGCGGTCCGCTGCGCGGCGCGCCGACCATCGCTGCCGATGCGATCTATGCGATCAGCCAGGACAATCAGCTTTACGCGCTCAATCCCGATACCGGCGCGACGCGCTGGAGCGGGGCGGCCTCGTTCGAGCTGGCCGGGGTGTTCGGCACCGCCGCGCCCGCTTTCGCGCAGAGCACGGTCGTCGCCGGCTTCTCGTCCGGCGAGCTGACCGCCTATCGCTACGAGAACGGCCAGGTGGTGTGGCAGGATGCGTTGGCCCGTACCGGCGTTTCCACCCAGGTCGGCCAGCTTTCCGACATCGACGCCGATCCCGTGATCGACAATGGCCGCGTCTTCGCGGTCGGGCAGGGCGGTCGCATGGTCGCCGTGGAGCTCATCACCGGCCAGCGCGCCTGGGAGCTCAACATCGCCGGCATCTCGACCCCCTGGGTGGCAGGCGAGTGGGTGTTCGTGGTCACCGATCGCGCCCAGCTGATCGCCGTCGCCCGCGCCTCCGGCCGCATCCGCTGGATCGCGCAGCTTCCGGCTTTCCGCCGGCCGGAGCGGCGCGATGAGCGTCCCGATCGCACCACCGGACAGATTCGGGTGCGGCCGGGGCAGGATCCGATCTTCTGGCGGGGCCCGGTCCTCGCCGGCAACCGGCTCGTGCTGGTGAGTTCGCAAGGGCAAATCGCCTATGTCTCGCCGCGCGACGGATCGATCCTGTCGATCAGCGATGCGCGTACCAGCTTCTCGCTCCCGCCGGTGGTGGCGAACAACACGCTCTACCTGCTGGACGACAGCGGGCGGTTGACCGCCTGGAGGTAA
- a CDS encoding tetratricopeptide repeat protein, with amino-acid sequence MAIKPSDGDVFLREVDEELRKERINTFVARYGWAIIAAVVLVLGSIGGWLWWQHRQAEAASAQGETLLEALDALESGGAANAQPKIAELAESRIPGYRAAALFARANAELQANNNVAAIATLRSIAEDQGLDETYRNAALVRQTALEFDTLQPQAVIQRLGPLARAGEPWFGSAGELVGIAHLKMNRADLAGQLFGQIGRDEAVPPSIRTRAIQMAGSLGVNALDEPDGADAGANQAASAAPAARESAE; translated from the coding sequence TTGGCGATCAAGCCGAGCGATGGCGATGTGTTCCTGCGCGAAGTCGACGAGGAGCTGCGCAAGGAGCGGATAAACACTTTCGTGGCGCGCTATGGATGGGCGATCATCGCTGCGGTCGTGCTCGTGCTGGGTTCGATCGGCGGCTGGCTGTGGTGGCAGCATCGCCAGGCGGAGGCCGCTTCCGCGCAGGGCGAGACGCTGCTCGAAGCGCTCGACGCACTGGAAAGCGGCGGTGCCGCCAACGCACAACCCAAGATCGCCGAACTCGCCGAGAGCCGCATCCCCGGCTATCGCGCCGCCGCCCTGTTCGCGCGGGCAAATGCCGAATTGCAGGCCAACAACAATGTGGCCGCGATCGCGACGTTGCGCAGCATCGCCGAGGATCAGGGGCTGGACGAAACCTATCGCAACGCCGCCCTGGTGCGGCAGACCGCGCTCGAATTCGATACGCTTCAGCCACAGGCCGTGATCCAACGCCTCGGGCCGCTCGCCCGTGCCGGCGAACCCTGGTTCGGCAGCGCCGGCGAGCTGGTCGGCATCGCCCATCTCAAGATGAATCGCGCCGATCTTGCCGGCCAGCTTTTCGGCCAGATCGGCCGCGACGAGGCCGTTCCGCCGTCGATCCGCACCCGTGCGATCCAGATGGCCGGGTCGCTCGGCGTCAATGCCCTCGACGAGCCGGACGGCGCGGACGCGGGCGCGAATCAGGCGGCGTCCGCCGCCCCCGCAGCCAGGGAATCTGCCGAATGA
- the panB gene encoding 3-methyl-2-oxobutanoate hydroxymethyltransferase, which yields MSTYTIDTATSRATPSPAPMKRLTAPAIMARKGGEPIVALTAYTMRMAQLLDPHCDLLLVGDSLGQVIYGLPSTIPVSLDMMCAHGAAVVRGSWHALVAVDMPFGSYEASPAQAFDNAARVLKETGAAAVKLEGGEAMAETIAFLVQRGIPVIGHVGLTPQAVNALGGYRARGRDDAEKAKILADARAVADAGCFALVLEGVMEEIADEATALVACPTIGIGASARCDGQILVTEDMLGLFERTPRFVKRFGDLAAEVGKAAEAYAADVKSRAFPTDEQIYRPK from the coding sequence ATGTCCACCTACACGATCGACACCGCGACCAGCCGGGCGACGCCGAGCCCGGCGCCGATGAAGCGGCTCACCGCCCCGGCGATCATGGCGCGCAAGGGTGGCGAGCCGATCGTCGCGCTCACCGCCTACACGATGCGCATGGCGCAGTTGCTCGATCCGCATTGCGACTTGCTGCTGGTCGGCGACAGCCTGGGCCAGGTGATCTACGGCCTGCCGTCCACCATTCCGGTCAGCCTCGACATGATGTGCGCGCACGGCGCGGCGGTGGTGCGCGGTTCGTGGCACGCTTTGGTCGCGGTCGATATGCCGTTCGGCTCCTACGAGGCGAGCCCGGCGCAGGCGTTCGACAATGCCGCGCGCGTCCTCAAGGAGACCGGCGCGGCGGCGGTGAAGCTGGAAGGCGGCGAGGCGATGGCGGAGACCATCGCCTTTCTGGTGCAGCGCGGCATTCCGGTGATCGGCCATGTCGGGCTGACCCCGCAGGCGGTGAACGCGCTGGGCGGCTATCGCGCGCGCGGCCGGGACGATGCGGAGAAGGCGAAGATCCTCGCCGACGCCCGGGCGGTGGCCGATGCGGGCTGCTTCGCGCTGGTTCTGGAAGGCGTGATGGAAGAGATCGCGGACGAGGCGACGGCGCTGGTCGCCTGCCCGACGATCGGCATCGGCGCCTCGGCGCGCTGCGACGGCCAGATCCTCGTAACCGAGGACATGCTGGGCCTGTTCGAGCGGACGCCGCGCTTCGTGAAGCGGTTCGGCGATCTCGCCGCCGAGGTCGGCAAGGCGGCGGAGGCCTATGCGGCGGACGTGAAAAGCCGGGCCTTTCCGACCGACGAGCAGATCTACCGCCCCAAGTGA
- a CDS encoding cell wall hydrolase, whose protein sequence is MFHTVRAAGFAAAAFVAAATLWDGPLSAWQGDGIPTPATSWLTHAAAPAEVGDLGLNETLPEAAPEPDPVPVAPPPPPLSTLVERKATGETANAEQHCLASAVYFEARGESLEGQLAVAEVVLNRTRSGRYPDGICAVVRQRAQFSFVRGGVIPRADRNSPAWRRAVAVARIAEIGEPRLLSEGVLWYHAHYVSPSWGRRLARTTRIGAHIFYS, encoded by the coding sequence ATGTTCCATACGGTTCGCGCCGCGGGCTTCGCCGCGGCCGCTTTCGTTGCGGCGGCCACCTTGTGGGACGGCCCGCTCAGCGCCTGGCAGGGCGACGGCATTCCGACGCCCGCCACCTCCTGGCTGACCCATGCCGCGGCACCGGCGGAGGTGGGCGATCTGGGCCTCAACGAGACGCTGCCGGAAGCCGCGCCGGAGCCGGACCCGGTGCCGGTCGCGCCGCCCCCGCCGCCGCTCTCCACCCTGGTCGAGCGCAAGGCGACCGGCGAGACCGCCAATGCCGAGCAGCATTGCCTGGCCAGCGCCGTCTATTTCGAGGCGCGCGGCGAGTCGCTGGAGGGGCAGCTCGCGGTCGCCGAAGTGGTGCTGAACCGCACCCGCTCCGGCCGCTATCCGGACGGCATCTGCGCGGTGGTGCGCCAGCGCGCCCAATTCTCCTTCGTCCGGGGCGGCGTCATCCCGCGCGCCGATCGCAATTCGCCGGCCTGGCGCCGCGCCGTCGCGGTGGCGCGCATCGCCGAGATCGGCGAGCCGCGCCTGCTCTCCGAAGGCGTGCTCTGGTATCACGCGCATTACGTCTCGCCCTCCTGGGGCCGGCGGCTGGCGCGCACGACGCGGATCGGCGCGCACATCTTCTACAGCTAG
- a CDS encoding EVE domain-containing protein has translation MAKWLMKSEPHVYSWDDLVRDGETDWDGVRNNAARLHLRAMEPGDEAFFYHSNEDKAAIGIMRIAGAQKPDGEDGAWVKVPVTPVRKLARPVTLAEIKAEPALAKMELVRQSRLSVAPVREEEWARVLAMSARA, from the coding sequence ATGGCCAAATGGCTGATGAAGTCCGAACCGCACGTCTACAGCTGGGACGATCTGGTCCGCGACGGCGAGACGGACTGGGACGGCGTGCGCAACAATGCCGCGCGCCTGCATCTGCGCGCCATGGAGCCGGGCGACGAGGCCTTCTTCTACCACAGCAATGAAGACAAGGCCGCGATCGGCATCATGCGGATCGCCGGCGCGCAGAAGCCGGACGGCGAGGACGGCGCGTGGGTGAAGGTCCCCGTGACGCCGGTGCGCAAGCTCGCCCGCCCGGTGACGCTCGCCGAGATCAAGGCCGAGCCAGCACTGGCGAAGATGGAACTGGTCCGCCAATCGCGCCTCTCCGTCGCCCCGGTGCGCGAGGAGGAATGGGCGCGGGTGCTGGCGATGAGCGCCCGAGCGTAG
- a CDS encoding HNH endonuclease produces MTTSVRWTEDQTKRALYLYFQLPFGKLHQRNPEIIALAAALDRTPSSVAMKLANFASLDPKIVESGRKGLEGASALDRKVWDEFHSDWTKLVTELSMREGVLQPSDRNKVCDAPFDFRYEPPDGVTAKSREIEQRVGQAFFRRAVMANFEDSCCVTGIADRRLLNASHISPWATDVANRHNPRNGLCLSATFDRAFDRCLMTVTPDHKVRLSKQLLQSKSKETKAFFAPYEGRSLRMATHVALDEALLRQHNQRLLD; encoded by the coding sequence ATGACGACCTCAGTTCGCTGGACAGAAGATCAGACTAAGCGCGCGCTCTATCTCTACTTCCAGCTTCCTTTTGGGAAGTTGCACCAGAGGAATCCTGAGATCATCGCGCTCGCTGCGGCATTGGATCGAACGCCCTCGTCGGTGGCCATGAAGCTCGCTAATTTCGCGAGCCTCGACCCGAAGATCGTAGAAAGTGGACGGAAAGGGCTGGAAGGGGCGTCTGCGCTCGACCGCAAGGTTTGGGACGAGTTTCACAGCGACTGGACCAAACTCGTCACGGAACTCAGTATGCGCGAGGGAGTGCTGCAACCCTCAGATCGGAACAAGGTCTGCGATGCGCCCTTTGACTTCAGGTACGAACCACCCGACGGGGTGACTGCCAAATCCAGAGAAATCGAGCAAAGGGTTGGTCAGGCTTTCTTTCGACGGGCCGTGATGGCGAACTTCGAAGATAGCTGTTGTGTCACTGGCATTGCCGATCGCCGTCTTCTCAACGCCAGCCACATCTCTCCGTGGGCAACGGATGTTGCTAACCGTCACAATCCACGAAACGGGCTGTGCCTCTCTGCCACGTTCGACCGAGCTTTTGATCGTTGCCTAATGACGGTCACGCCTGATCATAAAGTCCGTTTGTCGAAGCAGCTTCTACAGAGCAAGAGCAAGGAAACTAAGGCCTTCTTTGCGCCATACGAGGGGCGTTCTCTTCGGATGGCCACACATGTGGCACTGGATGAAGCATTGCTCCGACAGCACAATCAAAGGCTGCTCGATTAA